In a single window of the Littorina saxatilis isolate snail1 linkage group LG3, US_GU_Lsax_2.0, whole genome shotgun sequence genome:
- the LOC138960880 gene encoding uncharacterized protein, whose protein sequence is MGRVPGGVGVNSLSYYCCPEKNMSRSSVQLPDGTVNCSCFLDLTVEHRVQEWADSSKDEGRMCIRECGGSKRHLTVSDRFLYCCWPLEVNGVRVDLGTYVTEGGDSEEYIGCRCRGSPVPVRGPGAYVVPETRLYNSTGESCSYDQACDERPSLNCRSSKVTFCCYGSRGMVTSNDGFSVTRCTCTNQVYGEMCEQTPVSIAETSLPCHTDCSSRNNESGCVGEANTQRCCPNNLAISSANTTLSTCTCTTTRKRSCDPTSFAVTLRLRPALLLVLVASGVISGQLIMF, encoded by the exons ATGGGGAGAGTGCCGGGGGGAGTGGGGGTCAACAGTCTGTCCTACTACTGCTGTCCGGAGAAGAACATGTCCAGGAGCTCCGTCCAGCTGCCCGACGGAACGGTCAACTGTTCCTGCTTCCTTGACCTGACTGTAGAGCACCGGGTTCAAGAGTGGGCAGACAGTTCCAAGGACGAGG GTCGCATGTGCATCCGTGAGTGCGGAGGTTCAAAACGACACTTAACCGTGTCGGACCGGTTCCTGTACTGCTGCTGGCCTCTGGAGGTCAACGGGGTTCGTGTCGACCTAGGCACGTACGTCACAGAGGGTGGAGACAGCGAGGAGTACATTGGCTGTCGCTGCCGGGGCTCCCCTGTTCCTGTTCGTGGGCCTGGGGCCTATGTCGTGCCTGAGACACGGCTGTACAACTCTACTG GCGAGTCCTGCTCCTACGACCAAGCATGTGACGAGCGACCGTCCTTGAACTGTCGGTCCTCCAAGGTCACCTTTTGTTGCTATGGCAGCCGGGGCATGGTGACCTCCAATGACGGGTTCAGCGTGACCCGTTGTACCTGTACTAACCAGGTGTATGGTGAGATGTGTGAACAGACACCAGTGTCCATCGCTGAGACTTCTCTTC CGTGTCACACAGACTGCAGCAGCCGAAACAACGAAAGCGGCTGTGTGGGTGAGGCCAACACCCAACGCTGTTGTCCTAACAACCTGGCTATCAGTAGTGCCAACACAACTCTCTCGACCTGCACGTGCACAACAACGAGAAAAAGGTCATGTGACCCCACGTCCTTCGCTGTGACCTTGCGGCTGAGACCAGCACTGCTCTTGGTGCTCGTAGCTTCTGGCGTCATCTCCGGACAGCTCATCATGTTTTAG